TTTGCCGAATTTTTAAGTGATGCTACCGGGCCGATCGTAGTTGGCCGCGACATGCGCGAAGACAGCGGGGAAATGGCCAAGGCCTTCATCCAAGGTGCCGCCAGCCGTGGTCGGGAAGTCGTCGACTTAGGTTTGATTACCACCGATATGATGTACTTTGCCACCGGCTATCTCGATGCCGCCGGCGGGGCCATGATCACCGCCAGCCACAACCCCGGCCAGTACAACGGCATCAAACTGAGCGGCGCTCAGGCTCAGCCGATTGGCATCGAAACCGGCTTAGTCGAAATCCAAAACATGTCCATGCAGCTGGATGTGGCGGTGATTGAGCACGTTGGCACCATTATTAAACGCGACTTGGGGGAGTGGTGGGTTGATCATGTTTTATCACTAGTTTCGGCTGGGCAGTGGCCTAAATTCAAAGTGGCTATTGATGCTGGGAATGGCATGGCCGGCCAGATTGTACCGATATTTGCTAAAAACGTGCCGCTCATAATTACGCCCCTTTACTTTGAACTCGATGGCACATTCCCACATCACCTGGCCAATCCGGCAATCGATGCCAACCTGGTGGATTTAATTAAAGCCGTCAAATCGGGCCAGCTCGATTTTGGTCTGGCCTTTGATGGCGATGGCGATCGGGTGTACTTTGTTGATGAAACCGGTCAGCCGTTGACGGCCTCGGTGCTAGCGGCTATTTTGGCTCAGGATTTGCTCAAAAAGAACCCGGGAGCTCCTGTGCTCTACGATTTGCGGATGAGCAAAATTATGCCTGAGGCGATTAGCGCTGCCGGTGGTCAAGCCATTCGCACTCCAGTCGGCGGGGCCCACATTCGCCCGGCCCTAAAAAAGCACGACGGCGTGATGGCAGCTGAGGGCGTCGGTCACTTCTACTTCCGCGACAATTATTACAGTGATTCCGGTTTGCTGGCGGCGGCTCTGGCCATCGATATATTGGCTCGGTCGGGCAAGAAGCTATCGGAATTGGCCCAACCTTTCCGCAAGTACTTTCATTCGGGCGAACTGAGCTTTGATGTGGCCGATCCCAAGGCCACCATCGAAAAAATCGCGATTGCTCACACGGGTGGAAAGCAAGATCGATTAGATGGCCTAACGGTTGATTATGGTACGTGGTGGTTTAACTTGCGCGCCAGTCATACCGAACCATTGGTGCGGCTAAACGTTGAAGCGAATAATCAAGATACCATGGAACAAAAGTGCCAAGAGCTGGAGCAGTTGATTAAAACCTAGTTGTTTGCTAGTCTGGTGCCAGTTTACGCCTATCAAGGAGACGCAATGGAGACTACTCAGAAGCTCGCGCTTTCCTTTTGGCCGTACATGCTCCTTTCACTTCTCACCACTCTTGCATCGCTTGTGGTGGTGTTCTTACTCAACGCTCTCTCCCCGCTGGTCATGATGATGGCGAGCTTCGTGCTTGCGTGGGTCTGTATGAGACTGGCTAGACACTTGCAGGGCCAGGATTACTCCCATCAAACTGTGCTGTTGATCGCAAGTTTTGGTGGGCTCATGCCTCTGTTAGCAGCGCTTTATCTCCTCAACGACTTTGGTTGGTTACCAAAGTCGTAATTCCGCACCTCCTAAGGAGTTAACCATGACACCCGATAGTGCTGATGTAGCCAACGATCCCGTCGGGATACT
Above is a genomic segment from Candidatus Saccharimonadales bacterium containing:
- a CDS encoding phosphomannomutase/phosphoglucomutase — encoded protein: MQIDHNIFKAYDIRGTYPDQINERVCSLIGWAFAEFLSDATGPIVVGRDMREDSGEMAKAFIQGAASRGREVVDLGLITTDMMYFATGYLDAAGGAMITASHNPGQYNGIKLSGAQAQPIGIETGLVEIQNMSMQLDVAVIEHVGTIIKRDLGEWWVDHVLSLVSAGQWPKFKVAIDAGNGMAGQIVPIFAKNVPLIITPLYFELDGTFPHHLANPAIDANLVDLIKAVKSGQLDFGLAFDGDGDRVYFVDETGQPLTASVLAAILAQDLLKKNPGAPVLYDLRMSKIMPEAISAAGGQAIRTPVGGAHIRPALKKHDGVMAAEGVGHFYFRDNYYSDSGLLAAALAIDILARSGKKLSELAQPFRKYFHSGELSFDVADPKATIEKIAIAHTGGKQDRLDGLTVDYGTWWFNLRASHTEPLVRLNVEANNQDTMEQKCQELEQLIKT